CTAGTTCCAGTCCCTGGGATCCCGGCTTCAAATACAAGGGCGTCGGCCACACCTTCGAATTTCTCGACCTGTTTTATCTCAGGTGTTACTGCTCTTATGACCCTGATGCCGCTCTCCTTCACCCTAGAAATGAACACCGGGGAGAGCGAGTATGTCTGAAGGACATCAGCACCACTTTTCTCGAGAATATGAATGGCCTCATTAGGCCCCATTGGATTGCATATCAGCACTCTCGTGGTCAAGGGTCCAAGTGTGGAGCATATCTGACAGATTCTCTCAAGGGAAAGACTTCGATTCCGACCAAGGAAGTGAACGAAACCCAACGCATCCGCACCCAGATCTTCGCACATATGGGCGTCTTCTTCTGAAGTGATACCGCAGATCTTAACCTTCATGCGTAAACCTCCCTGCAACGGTCGATCACCATACCCACCGCTCTTGCAATATCAGGACTTCCCATGAACATTGAACCGATCAGGACGCCATCGTAACCCTTGACCATATCGAGCTCCTGTATCGATCTGATCCCGCTCTCTGCGATCGTCAACCTGTTGCCGTCGAGCAGAGGGCCGATTCTGCTCAGGTTCTCCATGTCCACATCCAAGGTCTTGAGGTTCCGAGTATTCACACCAACAAGATCGACCTTATCAAGATTGGAGAGTGAATTCAACTTTGCCACATCGTCTTTCGAATGAAGTTCAATCAAGGGCTCCATGCCCTTCAGCAGGCAATTATGGATCATCTCGTCCAGGAACTCGATCTCTAGGGCCGAGGCGATCAGAAGGACCGAGTCTGCTCCCAGGTTATCCGCGACATCGATCTGTTTTGGAGAGATCACGAAATCCTTGAAAAGCATGGGCAGATTGACGGTCGACCTGATCGAAGCAAAGAGTTCAGTACCTCCCCCGAACATACTTGACTCGACCAATACCGATACTCCAGCCATTCCGGCCAACTCATAAGCTTCAATCACTGATTCGGGATCCGGTGGAATTGATAAGGCAGCAGCGGTTGGTGATGTCGGCTTGTACTCCCCTATGACGGATACCCCCGAATCATTTGAAACGGCCTGGGCAAGTGCAGTCTTCGATCGATTCAGTTTGAATTCAGGTACGGTGATTCGTGGAAGATCGAGTATCCTTCTCAGCATTATGTAGGTGAGGACATTGGGATCATCGATCAAATCCTTCTCGAGATTCTCCAAATGGTGTTCAACCTCGCTTCCAAGGATCTGGTCGAGCAAATGCTCACTCAATTCTCGGCTTTTTTGTGATAGAATGTGAGACAAGATCCGTCTTTCTGAAAGCTCGCTTGCTTGCATTGAGATCTGTCTCTTCTCCTCTAATTCCAGACACTTGAATGTGAATTGCTCCAGTTTCGCAAATGCGCTGCCGTTCCTCAAAATCTCTCTGGCAATCTCGAATCCATCATGGATGGAAACGGCCCTTCCACCGATGTATAGTCCGGCTCCAGCATTCAAGGCAACGATATCGGCTCTAGGTGAATTCTCACCCTTCAGGATGGAGAGCAAGATACGGGCGTTTTCTGTAGGATTCCCCCCCTTTAACCGATCCAGGGGTGCGACGTCGATGCCAAAATCCTTCGGTTCGATCGTGTAATCTCGCATTTCTCCTTCAATAATCTCTACTATTCTGGTCCTTCCAAGAGTGGTGATTTCGTCCATCCCAGATCCGTGGACCACCATGACCCGGTCTGAACCGAGCCTCTGCATGACCTTGCACACCATAGGGGCAATGTCCGGATCGTAGACGCCAATGAGCTGCCTTTTCACTCCCGCTGGGTTAGCCAATGGCCCAAGTAGATTGAAGAAGGTTCTGATGCCTATTTCCTTCCGAGGAGCGAGGACATTCCTCATGGAATCATGAAAAATTGGAGCGAACATGAAGCCGATGCCAGTGCTCTCCAGACACTTCTCCACCGAGAGCGGATCTAGATCGTTTGGTATCCCCAATACATGGAGGACGTCCGCGGAACCAGACATGCTTGAGATTGAGCGGTTACCATGTTTTGCGACCGGTAAACCGGAAGCGCATATCACGAATGAAGCTGTGGTGCTTATATTGAAGGTTCCTGTGGCGTCACCTCCAGTACCACATACATCGATGGCGCTGAGAGGTGAGCGGATCTTCTGACCCATTTCCCTCATGACCTTGACGAAACCCAATAGCTCCTCCACAGTCTCGCCCTTCATCCTCATCGCGGTGATGAAAGACCCTATCTGGCTAGGCGTTGCTTGCCCCGTTATTATCTCCCTCATGACCTCGGAGGACTCATCCGTGGAGAGATCGGTTCCCTCAACCACTCGGGAGATCGAATCCCTTATCATCTACCGCACCTCCCAATGAAGTTCGAGAGGATCTTTCTACCCTGGGAAGTCATCACGGATTCTGGATGGAACTGGAGTCCAAAGATCTCCTCGTTCTTGACCCGTAAGGCCATGATCTCCCCCCCATCGTTCTTTCCGAGTACTTCTATGCAATCGGGAAGGTCCTCAGCGCTTACGATCAACGAATGGTACCTGGTCGCCTCCAGTGGAGAAGGTATTCCCTCCAGCACCCCTTCCCCATTGTGTGTGATCGCACTGACCTTGCCGTGTACGACCTCATTTGCCCTGACCACTGAACCCCCGTGAACATGGGCGATTGCCTGGTGTCCCAGGCATATTCCAAGCACCGGTGAACCATATCCCCCATTTCTTATGACATCCAGAGACATGTTCGTGGTCCTTGGGTGCCCAGGTCCAGGAGATATAACATAACCGTCCATTTCTCCTAGATGTTCTTTCAGGCTGGGAGAGTCGTTTCTCTCAACGAATACTGAAGCACCAAGCTCACCAAGGTACTGTGCGATGTTGTAGACGAAGGAATCGTAATTATCAACTATCAATATCCGGGTCATTGTCAATCCTCCATATCCTTGGTCATCAAGGCAAGTAGCAGAGCCCCCATCTTGTGCTGAGTCTCCATGTATTCCTTCTCGGGTATCGAGTCGTGGACGATTCCAGCGCCAGCCTGCAATCTAGCTCTCTTGCCGTGGAGAACAATGGAACGGATCACGATGCCGAAATCCATGTTGCCGTTGAAGTCAAAATAACCGGCAGCTCCTGCATAAGGCCCTCTTCGTTCATCTTCCAGATCTGAGATGATCTCCATTGCCCGAATCTTAGGTGCTCCGGTGACTGTTCCTGCGGGGAAGCATGCCTTCAAGGCATCGAAAGCATCGAAAGAATCGTCAAGCTCGCTTTCAATATTGCTGACAATATGCTGGACATGGGAGAACTTCTCCACATTCATTAGCTCTGTCACTTTCACAGTGCCCGTTCTGGATACTCTCCCCATATCATTTCTATGAAGATCCACCAGCATCAGGTGTTCAGCTCTTTCCTTGACGTCTAGAAGCATATCGAGCTTGAGCTTCTCGTCCTCCTCTGGATCTGGATCTCGTGGTCTAGTTCCCGCAAGAGGTCTGGTCGTGAGTTTAGTCCCCTTTAGCCTTACCAACATCTCAGGGGATGAACCGATAAGCTTGGTCTCCCCGAAGTCCAGATAGAAGAGGTATGGCGAGGGATTCAAAGATCTGAGAACCCGATACATTTCCAATGGGTCCCCGTGAATCTCAAAATCAATGCTTCTGGATGGGACAACCTGAAAGATCTCACCCTCCATTATCATCTCCTTTGCCTCAACGACCTTGGATTCGAATTCCTCCTGGCTTGTGTTTGGGGTACCTCCTCGAATGACAATTCCAGTTTCTTCTTTCTCCCTTACCGTATTGAAAGCCTCTTTCAGTTCCCTCAGATCTCCATGGGAGATCAGATAGGTCTTTTCATCCAGATGATCAATGCAGACCAAGTGTCGAGGTAGAACGAAGTACATGTCCGGTATCTCATCTTCTCCATCTGGAAGCTGAATACCTTCGAATTCACTCACCATCCCGTATCCGATGAAGCCGACCATTCCTCCCGAGAATGGTGCAAGGTCGGAAGCCCCGCAGTCAAATGACTTGAAGTGCCCTCTCAATGAGTCGTATGCCGAGGGAACGCGGTATGCGTTTTCATCAATCACAATCATGGTCCCTTTTGACCTGAAGGTAGAGATGGGATCGACGCCAATGAATGAGTATCTAGCCGTCTTCTCCGGCCCCTCGACCGACTCAAGGAGGAAGCATTCCCCGGGGAACTTTTCCCTCAAGGAGGCAAATACAGACAGGGGATCCTGCCTATGTTCATCTCTAACAGAAACGCTAGTGGGAAGGGCCAGGGTGTTTGAGAGCTTGTTTCCGCTCACTTCTCCCTGGTAGCCAAAGTAAATCCCTCATTTGAGTCATGTTGCGTCATATAGTAACTGTATTATAAATTACTTTGTAGTATAAATATATACATTTATGGATAAGTTACTACATTGGAAAAGATAATGAAATATAACTATTTTAAAAGTAACTATTAATTTTATATGCTTAATTTAATAATTCAATGTATTGACTAATGTAAGATTCTAATCATAGCTCATTAGTTGAAATATCATCCTTCAATATTCTCCCAAAGCCCCAAAACGTTGCCTTCGCTGTCCCTGACAACTGAAAAGAAGGCTATGTCCAGTATTGGGTTTTTGGGTCTGATGATCTCTCCCCCTTCGGAAACGACTCTCTTCAAGCATTCATCAACAGATTCCACTTCAATCTCTAGAAAAGTACCTTCAAGGCCATGAGTCCCCCTCTTGTAGAACCCACCATTTATCGCACCCGGAATCATCACTTCTCCATTTTCGTCAACTGGAGCCGTATTGGCTGCGTGGAAATCTCCCCCACTACCTGGAACTGGAATGATTTTCCAGCCAAAAACACTTCGATAGAAGTTCTTGGCCCTTTCCATAT
The genomic region above belongs to Methanomassiliicoccales archaeon and contains:
- a CDS encoding phosphoribosylanthranilate isomerase; this encodes MKVKICGITSEEDAHMCEDLGADALGFVHFLGRNRSLSLERICQICSTLGPLTTRVLICNPMGPNEAIHILEKSGADVLQTYSLSPVFISRVKESGIRVIRAVTPEIKQVEKFEGVADALVFEAGIPGTGTSYDYSKIPIDSCSRAIVAGGLSPHNLNEVKELRPYGVDVSSGVETIPGKKDLTLVDLFIRRCHS
- the trpD gene encoding anthranilate phosphoribosyltransferase; this encodes MIRDSISRVVEGTDLSTDESSEVMREIITGQATPSQIGSFITAMRMKGETVEELLGFVKVMREMGQKIRSPLSAIDVCGTGGDATGTFNISTTASFVICASGLPVAKHGNRSISSMSGSADVLHVLGIPNDLDPLSVEKCLESTGIGFMFAPIFHDSMRNVLAPRKEIGIRTFFNLLGPLANPAGVKRQLIGVYDPDIAPMVCKVMQRLGSDRVMVVHGSGMDEITTLGRTRIVEIIEGEMRDYTIEPKDFGIDVAPLDRLKGGNPTENARILLSILKGENSPRADIVALNAGAGLYIGGRAVSIHDGFEIAREILRNGSAFAKLEQFTFKCLELEEKRQISMQASELSERRILSHILSQKSRELSEHLLDQILGSEVEHHLENLEKDLIDDPNVLTYIMLRRILDLPRITVPEFKLNRSKTALAQAVSNDSGVSVIGEYKPTSPTAAALSIPPDPESVIEAYELAGMAGVSVLVESSMFGGGTELFASIRSTVNLPMLFKDFVISPKQIDVADNLGADSVLLIASALEIEFLDEMIHNCLLKGMEPLIELHSKDDVAKLNSLSNLDKVDLVGVNTRNLKTLDVDMENLSRIGPLLDGNRLTIAESGIRSIQELDMVKGYDGVLIGSMFMGSPDIARAVGMVIDRCREVYA
- a CDS encoding aminodeoxychorismate/anthranilate synthase component II; this encodes MTRILIVDNYDSFVYNIAQYLGELGASVFVERNDSPSLKEHLGEMDGYVISPGPGHPRTTNMSLDVIRNGGYGSPVLGICLGHQAIAHVHGGSVVRANEVVHGKVSAITHNGEGVLEGIPSPLEATRYHSLIVSAEDLPDCIEVLGKNDGGEIMALRVKNEEIFGLQFHPESVMTSQGRKILSNFIGRCGR
- a CDS encoding anthranilate synthase component I family protein → MSGNKLSNTLALPTSVSVRDEHRQDPLSVFASLREKFPGECFLLESVEGPEKTARYSFIGVDPISTFRSKGTMIVIDENAYRVPSAYDSLRGHFKSFDCGASDLAPFSGGMVGFIGYGMVSEFEGIQLPDGEDEIPDMYFVLPRHLVCIDHLDEKTYLISHGDLRELKEAFNTVREKEETGIVIRGGTPNTSQEEFESKVVEAKEMIMEGEIFQVVPSRSIDFEIHGDPLEMYRVLRSLNPSPYLFYLDFGETKLIGSSPEMLVRLKGTKLTTRPLAGTRPRDPDPEEDEKLKLDMLLDVKERAEHLMLVDLHRNDMGRVSRTGTVKVTELMNVEKFSHVQHIVSNIESELDDSFDAFDALKACFPAGTVTGAPKIRAMEIISDLEDERRGPYAGAAGYFDFNGNMDFGIVIRSIVLHGKRARLQAGAGIVHDSIPEKEYMETQHKMGALLLALMTKDMED
- a CDS encoding VOC family protein; this encodes MDKVRAFDIPVDDMERAKNFYRSVFGWKIIPVPGSGGDFHAANTAPVDENGEVMIPGAINGGFYKRGTHGLEGTFLEIEVESVDECLKRVVSEGGEIIRPKNPILDIAFFSVVRDSEGNVLGLWENIEG